One Pyrenophora tritici-repentis strain M4 chromosome 5, whole genome shotgun sequence DNA window includes the following coding sequences:
- a CDS encoding Qor, NADPH:quinone reductase and related Zn-dependent oxidoreductase yields the protein MVFGKLEPKHRFGSLGAYIIGSKEGTVPLPSGVSAEAGATLGVCGLVTYQCLQRNVKAGDHVLVNGGSGGTGTFAVQIAKALGCVVTTTCSGANAQLCRDLGADHVIDYRTESVVDVLAASGRKYNFVLDNVGATAELYWQAPQFTAPDAKYVQIGSQVSVAFLYDLAWRFLVPSWLGGGQRAFAFGKTATNYEDFVALGKMVAAGRVRPVMQEVVEFDGVRGAYEMLRAGRCRGKIVVRVLDEKDEQE from the coding sequence ATGGTCTTCGGCAAGCTCGAACCCAAACACCGTTTCGGCTCCCTAGGCGCCTACATCATCGGCTCCAAAGAAGGCACCGTGCCCCTCCCCTCAGGCGTGAGTGCCGAAGCAGGCGCCACACTGGGCGTATGTGGCCTAGTAACTTATCAATGTCTGCAACGCAACGTCAAAGCAGGCGACCACGTCCTGGTCAACGGAGGCTCCGGCGGAACAGGCACCTTCGCCGTTCAAATCGCAAAAGCCCTCGGCTGTGTCGTTACAACCACGTGCTCGGGCGCCAACGCCCAGTTATGCAGAGACCTAGGCGCTGACCACGTAATCGACTATCGCACCGAATCCGTTGTCGACGTCCTCGCAGCTTCTGGTCGTAAATACAACTTTGTTCTCGATAACGTTGGCGCTACGGCGGAGCTTTACTGGCAGGCGCCGCAGTTCACGGCGCCGGACGCAAAGTACGTGCAGATTGGGTCGCAAGTTAGTGTAGCGTTTTTGTATGATCTAGCGTGGCGGTTCCTGGTGCCGTCATGGTTGGGCGGTGGACAGCGAGCGTTTGCGTTTGGCAAGACGGCTACGAATTATGAGGATTTTGTGGCTTTGGGCAAGATGGTGGCGGCGGGTAGGGTCAGGCCGGTGATGCAGGAGGTTGTGGAGTTTGATGGGGTGAGGGGCGCGTATGAGATGTTGAGGGCGGGGAGGTGTAGGGGGAAGATTGTTGTGAGGGTCTTGGATGAGAAGGACGAAcaggagtaa
- a CDS encoding BRCT domain type II produces MPADIRSFFGGGPPKPSQGSQSSQKKNEPTPKKAAPKKKGRTSRVVEDSDDEEEEDPQPKKASPKKPPPKKVKREPTPEPVLEETTTSDFFASKNKPKRTEPVKKKAAETLKATPKKAPAKATAKTSKNFTPASLAKTSGRAKKPVTSYEEKDDDDEFPDDDLDDADDIFEDNIKGKAKDDYKEISESDDDVPVKLPHRGTPKAPAKQQKVIKDEDKFDPEDEDVDMKDIDADDDFVVPDEEERAVKSTLKKTTASKKRKSPESEDEEEKPKKSRAKATPAKSPAKKKAKKEEVEDSADIQAIYDSIPIVRAPTPPPKDENAKFDWKANAGRGEAAPLLGSSSDMPQGSDTCLAGLNFVFTGVLQKWGRTESQELVKRHGGKVTTAPSKKTSYVVLGSDAGPSKLAKIRDMNIKTIDEDGLTQLIEKLTAAGNKGDSKAQADYREKQRKEQEKIELLAAEMEKEEQKRQKEATAVAKAAAKATGNKTAAATATAQNAGPAVDSRLWTTKYAPTSLSQICGNKTTVEKIQRWLQMFPKNLKTGFKMAGKDGSGVFRAVILHGPPGIGKTTAAHLVAKLEGYDIVERNASDTRSKKLIEDGLRGVLSTNSLHGYFAGDGKKVEGSKKKLVLIMDEVDGMSAGDRGGVGALAAVCKKTEVPMILICNDRRLPKMKPFDYVTYDLPFRRPTVDQIRSRIMTITFREGLKMPPAVINALIEGSHADIRQVVNMISTAKLDQTVMDFDKGKTMSKNWEKHVVLKPWDITQKILGGGMFASNSKATLHDKIELYFNDHEFSPLMLQENYLGTNPIQSLSYSGKEKNLKNLELISKAADSISDGDLVDRMIHGSQQQWSLMPTHAVFSFVRPASFVSGSTAGNQTRFTSWLGKNSTTNKLSRMIKEIQAHMRLRSSGDRHEVRQQYVPLLWTDLVQKLQKEGKEAVPQIIELMDSYYLTKDDFDAIMELGVGPMDQEKVKIETQAKATFTRLYNQQSHPMPFMKASSVTQPKKQAKEKPDLEEAIDESDDGEVIEEVKDEDEDIDLSKDKYPKGKGKAKAAPKGKKK; encoded by the exons ATGCCTGCCGACATTCGCAGCTTTTTTGGCGGCGGCCCTCCCAAGCCGAGCCAGGGCAGCCAGAGTTCACAGAAGAAGAATGAGCCTACACCCAAGAAGGCCGCGCCTAAGAAGAAGGGCCGTACGAGCAGAGTTGTAGAAGACTctgacgacgaagaagaggaagatcCACA ACCGAAGAAAGCATCCCCCAAAAAGCCGCCCCCAAAGAAAGTTAAACGCGAACCTACGCCAGAACCTGTACTTGAAGAGACGACCACATCAGATTTCTTCGCCAGTAAAAACAAGCCCAAGCGAACAGAACCAGTCAAGAAGAAGGCCGCGGAGACACTAAAGGCAACACCCAAGAAAGCTCCTGCAAAGGCAACTGCAAAGACATCCAAGAATTTCACACCAGCGTCACTCGCCAAAACCTCTGGACGAGCGAAGAAGCCTGTCACATCCTACGAGGAGAAggatgatgacgatgaatTCCCGGACGACGACCTGGACGACGCGGATGACATCTTTGAAGACAACATTAAAGGCAAAGCAAAAGATGACTACAAAGAAATCTCGGAGAGTGATGATGATGTACCAGTGAAATTACCACATCGCGGAACGCCAAAGGCCCCAGCGAAACAGCAAAAGGTGATCAAGGATGAGGACAAATTTGACCCCGAGGACGAAGACGTCGATATGAAGGATATAGACGCAGACGACGACTTTGTAGTACCTGATGAGGAGGAACGGGCAGTCAAGAGCACACTAAAGAAGACGACCGCAAGCAAGAAGCGTAAATCACCCGAGtctgaggatgaggaggagaagCCAAAGAAGTCGCGCGCAAAGGCCACTCCGGCAAAGTCGCCAGCGAAaaagaaggcgaagaaggaAGAGGTTGAAGACAGTGCAGACATTCAGGCCATCTACGACAGCATCCCTATCGTACGCGCCCCTACGCCTCCACCCAAAGACGAGAATGCAAAGTTCGACTGGAAAGCGAATGCAGGTCGTGGTGAGGCTGCGCCGCTTCTGGGCTCATCCAGTGACATGCCACAGGGCTCGGATACATGTCTAGCAGGTTTGAACTTTGTCTTCACTGGTGTGCTGCAGAAATGGGGCCGAACAGAGAGTCAAGAGTTGGTAAAACGACATGGTGGCAAAGTCACCACTGCTCCCAGCAAGAAGACTAGTTATGTCGTTCTAGGCTCAGATGCCGGTCCAAGTAAACTGGCCAAAATCAGGGACATGAACATCAAGACAATCGACGAGGATGGACTAACACAGCTTATTGAAAAGCTAACAGCTGCTGGCAACAAGGGTGACAGCAAAGCACAAGCTGATTACAGGGAGAAGCAACGCAAAGAGCAGGAGAAGATCGAGCTGCTGGCTGCTGAAATGGAAAAGGAGGAACAAAAGCGTCAGAAGGAAGCGACTGCAGTGGCCAAAGCAGCAGCTAAAGCAACTGGTAACAAGACAGCTGCGGCTACTGCGACTGCTCAAAACGCAGGACCTGCGGTGGACTCTCGACTATGGACCACAAAATACGCACCCACATCATTGTCACAGATTTGCGGAAACAAGACGACCGTGGAAAAGATTCAACGATGGCTACAGATGTTCCCGAAGAACCTCAAAACTGGATTCAAGATGGCAGGTAAAGATGGCAGTGGGGTTTTCCGCGCCGTTATCCTCCACGGACCACCTGGTATCGGTAAGACTACTGCAGCACATCTTGTCGCGAAACTCGAAGGCTATGACATAGTCGAGAGAAACGCAAGTGACACACGAAGCAAAAAGCTCATCGAAGACGGTCTACGCGGCGTTCTAAGTACCAATTCTCTCCACGGATATTTCGCTGGAGATGGAAAGAAAGTGGAAGGATCGAAGAAGAAGCTTGTTCTGATCATGGACGAAGTCGACGGTATGTCTGCGGGAGATCGAGGTGGTGTTGGCGCGCTTGCGGCGGTCTGTAAAAAGACGGAAGTGCCTATGATCCTCATCTGTAACGACCGAAGACTTCCAAAGATGAAGCCATTCGATTACGTGACGTACGACCTGCCCTTTCGACGGCCTACTGTTGACCAAATCCGATCACGCATCATGACAATCACATTCCGCGAAGGCCTCAAGATGCCACCCGCAGTCATCAACGCGCTCATCGAAGGCAGCCATGCCGATATCCGTCAAGTCGTCAACATGATCTCTACCGCGAAACTCGACCAGACCGTCATGGACTTTGACAAGGGCAAGACCATGTCTAAGAACTGGGAAAAGCATGTGGTTCTCAAGCCATGGGATATCACACAGAAGATTCTCGGTGGCGGCATGTTCGCTTCAAACAGCAAAGCTACACTTCACGACAAGATTGAGCTGTACTTCAACGACCATGAGTTCAGCCCGCTGATGTTGCAGGAGAACTACTTGGGCACAAACCCTATTCAGTCGCTCAGCTATTCCGGCAAGGAAAAGAACCTCAAGAATCTGGAGCTTATATCGAAAGCAGCCGATAGCATCAGCGACGGTGATTTGGTCGACCGCATGATTCACGGCTCACAGCAACAGTGGAGTCTAATGCCTACACACGCAGTCTTCAGCTTCGTTCGGCCCGCAAGCTTCGTCTCTGGAAGCACGGCGGGTAACCAGACACGCTTCACTTCATGGCTAGGCAAGAACAGCACGACCAACAAGCTCAGTCGAATGATCAAAGAGATTCAGGCTCATATGCGGTTGCGGTCCTCGGGTGATCGACACGAGGTTCGGCAGCAGTATGTCCCACTTCTTTGGACGGATCTAGTTCAGAAGCTACAGAAGGAAGGAAAAGAAGCTGTACCACAGATCATCGAGTTGATGGACAGCTACTATCTCACCAAGGACGACTTTGATGCAATCATGGAGCTGGGTGTGGGTCCAATGGATCAAGAAAAGGTCAAGATTGAGACACAGGCCAAGGCGACCTTTACACGACT CTACAACCAACAGTCGCATCCGATGCCCTTCATGAAGGCCTCCTCTGTCACGCAGCCCAAGAAACAAGCCAAAGAGAAGCCAGATCTTGAGGAAGCCATCGATGAATCCGATGATGGCGAAGTTATCGAAGAAGTCAAGGACGAGGATGAAGACATCGATTTGTCAAAGGACAAGTAC CCCAAAGGAAAGGGCAAGGCAAAGGCGGCTCCCAAGGGCAAGAAGAAGTAG
- a CDS encoding GadB, Glutamate decarboxylase and related PLP-dependent protein, producing MPGSSRLPVSLRDTFIARKNSANGQLVAFNIDVLRNVIFILFILRWTRITFYQLKGRGIFGSLTEAYINIRKYLYGVFLRLPGVRDKVQAEVSDSILKLERKLVPSGPGVHRITSLPAEGWSEDAVRDKLNELAEMEHTRWEDGRVSGAVYHGGEELIRLQTEAFGKFTVSNPIHPDVFPGVRKMEAEIVAMVLSLFNAPPDAAGVTTSGGTESILMAVLSARNKAYKERGVTQPEMILPETAHTAFRKACEYFKIKMHLVKVKAPSYKVHLPSVSRLVNPNTVIIVGSAPNFPHGIIDDITGLSKIAYKNKIPLHVDCCLGSFIIPMLPKAGFDFEPFDFRLKGVTSISCDTHKYGFAPKGNSTVLYRSDAYRKYQYFISPDWSGGVYASPSIAGSRPGALIAGCWASLVKQGQNGYLDACHKIVGGMKQIETAIREKPELSSDLKIIGRPLVSVVAFLSNTLDIYDIADGMSSKGWHLNALQSPPAIHVAVTLPIVAVVDKLIEDLVEVTEDVREKERKRIAEGKGAKGAVKGDAAALYGVAGSLPNKSVVEDLAKGFLDTLYKA from the exons ATGCCCGGCTCATCGCGACTGCCAGTCAGTCTGCGCGACACCTTCATCGCCCGCAAGAACTCGGCCAATGGCCAGCTCGTCGCCTTCAACATTGACGTGCTGCGCAATGTCATCTTTatcctcttcatcctccGATGGACGCGCATCACATTCTACCAGCTAAAAGGCCGCGGTATCTTCGGGTCGCTCACCGAAGCTTACATCAACATTCGCAAGTACCTCTACGGCGTCTTCCTACGGCTCCCTGGCGTGCGGGACAAAGTCCAAGCAGAAGTTTCCGATTCCATCCTCAAACTAGAGCGCAAACTCGTTCCGAGCGGGCCCGGAGTTCATCGCATCACCAGTCTACCAGCCGAGGGATGGAGCGAAGATGCGGTGCGCGATAAGCTGAATGAGCTGGCCGAGATGGAACACACACGATGGGAGGATGGTCGAGTCAGCGGTGCTGTATACCACGGTGGAGAGGAGTTGATACGGCTTCAAACAGAGGCTTTTGGCAAATTCACTGTCTCCAACCCCATTCATCCGGATGTGTTCCCTGGTGTCCGGAAGATGGAGGCCGAGATCGTCGCTATG GTTTTGTCCTTGTTTAACGCACCTCCAGATGCAGCGGGCGTCACAACCTCTGGTGGTACCGAGTCGATCCTCATGGCCGTTCTGTCCGCACGCAACAAGGCCTACAAGGAGCGCGGTGTCACCCAGCCTGAGATGATTCTCCCCGAAACCGCACATACCGCTTTCCGAAAGGCATGCGAATACTTCAAGATCAAGATGCACCTCGTAAAGGTCAAGGCACCGAGCTACAAAGTCCACCTACCCTCTGTATCCCGTCTGGTCAACCCCAACACCGTTATAATCGTCGGCTCAGCACCAAACTTCCCGCACGGTATCATCGACGACATCACTGGTCTTAGCAAGATTGCCTACAAGAACAAGATCCCCCTACATGTAGACTGCTGCCTCGGCTCCTTTATTATTCCCATGCTACCCAAGGCCGGCTTTGACTTTGAACCCTTTGACTTCCGCCTAAAGGGCGTAACCAGCATCTCCTGTGATACCCATAAGTACGGCTTCGCACCAAAGGGCAACTCAACCGTACTTTACCGTTCTGACGCCTACCGCAAATACCAGTATTTCATCTCACCCGATTGGTCCGGCGGCGTATACGCATCGCCTTCCATCGCAGGATCCCGTCCCGGTGCTCTAATCGCAGGCTGCTGGGCAAGTCTCGTCAAACAGGGTCAGAACGGCTATCTGGACGCCTGCCACAAGATTGTTGGCGGCATGAAGCAAATTGAAACCGCCATCCGCGAGAAGCCTGAACTTTCGTCTGACCTCAAGATCATCGGCCGACCCCTCGTCTCCGTCGTTGCTTTCCTCTCAAATACACTTGACATTTACGACATCGCTGATGGCATGTCATCCAAGGGGTGGCATCTGAACGCGCTCCAAAGTCCACCAGCTATCCACGTTGCTGTCACGCTTCCCATTGTTGCCGTCGTGGATAAGCTGATTGAGGATTTGGTCGAGGTTACCGAGGATGTTAGGGAGAAGGAGCGGAAGAGGATTGCAGAGGGCAAGGGTGCTAAGGGCGCTGTCAAGGGTGATGCGGCGGCGTTGTACGGTGTTGCTGGTAGCTTACCGAACAAGAGTGTAGTTGAGGATTTGGCCAAGGGTTTCTTGGATACTTTGTACAAAGCTTGA
- a CDS encoding mitochondrial 54S ribosomal protein uL16m: protein MPPPRISQGLLAQFSQMSLSASRPTLLQQTCLSKCRFTVPTTKPSVRLFSSTPSNLSYLAPKGGESRKSRKGRCRVPTGGSMRGTTVVWGDYGLRMRDHDRRISAHQLRIAEETIRKRLRGMKFRLYMRIAANIGVYTSGNDVRMGKGKGSFDRWTARVAVSKIIFEIQGDLHEQVVKDAFRLAGNKLPGLYEFVKKGDPPVMGLTKVGVNGITEEDLKRPRRKEPLEQTAARLPSA, encoded by the exons ATGCCGCCGCCAAGGATATCGCAGGGCCTTTTGGCTCAATTCAGTCAAATGAGCCTCTCCGCATCACGGCCCACAT TACTGCAACAGACATGCCTTTCCAAATGTCGCTTTACAGTACCCACGACCAAGCCGTCTGTCCGGCTCTTTTCTTCCACTCCCTCAAACCTCTCATACCTCGCACCCAAAGGCGGCGAGTCCCGCAAATCACGCAAGGGAAGATGTCGCGTTCCAACCGGCGGCAGCATGCGCGGTACGACGGTAGTATGGGGTGACTATGGTCTGCGAATGCGCGACCATGACCGCCGCATCAGCGCACACCAACTCCGCATCGCCGAGGAAACTATTAGGAAGCGACTTCGAGGCATGAAGTTTCGCCTCTACATGCGCATTGCGGCAAACATTGGTGTCTACACGTCCGGAAACGATGTGCGTATGGGAAAAGGAAAGGGAAGCTTCGACCGCTGGACTGCGAGGGTGGCGGTGAGCAAGATCATTTTTGAGATCCAAGGAGACTTGCACGAACAGGTGGTGAAGGATGCGTTTAGGCTGGCGGGAAATAAGCTGCCGGGCTTGTACGAGTTTGTGAAGAAGGGCGATCCGCCGGTTATGGGTCTTACCAAGGTTGGGGTGAATGGAATTACTGAGGAGGACCTCAAGCGGCCAAGGAGGAAGGAGCCGCTTGAGCAAACGGCAGCGAGGTTGCCTTCTGCTTAG
- a CDS encoding DUF4050 domain containing protein, with the protein MENNLSAARASRRYLDERLRNDWEYPDVPAAWSASDEEVRDAADFRERYYGESESADSDTEDERVGTYKFDTPDAIGDAVTRARDARRRRRKERLEQEMKENPGLRIWVERRDAWTGAASVKKYGTHRQRPTNRPSSAAGYSSEEHPTTPTGSESHSITSTTTPDTFDLVPVAPRLLSQNAIRASITPKVYPDIYQKIVVSSRTPSVPINLADMIKALVQGWKDTDEWPPRPGVIDPLAGKKRVIPSTTSSGHHHAGFIARHPHLEKSVDGMKRILHLNGHHDQGQEEGAEHAQGEKKD; encoded by the coding sequence ATGGAGAACAATCTCTCTGCTGCTCGCGCATCCCGACGCTACCTTGACGAGCGCCTTCGGAACGACTGGGAGTACCCGGACGTACCCGCAGCATGGTCAGCCTCGGACGAGGAAGTTCGAGATGCCGCAGATTTTCGGGAACGCTACTATGGAGAGTCGGAGTCTGCCGATTCGGATACTGAAGATGAGCGTGTCGGCACATACAAGTTTGACACACCGGATGCTATCGGCGACGCTGTAACCCGCGCTCGCGATGCGCGTAGGAGGAGGCGCAAGGAGCGGTTGGAGCAGGAGATGAAGGAGAATCCCGGCCTGAGGATATGGGTAGAACGAAGGGATGCATGGACAGGCGCAGCAAGTGTCAAGAAATATGGCACCCATCGACAGAGACCGACAAACCGCCCATCGTCTGCAGCGGGCTACTCGTCGGAAGAACATCCCACCACACCCACGGGCTCCGAGTCGCATTCAATCACCAGCACAACAACACCAGACACATTTGACCTGGTGCCCGTTGCGCCCCGCCTACTCAGCCAGAATGCGATCCGCGCCTCCATCACACCAAAAGTATACCCGGATATCTACCAAAAGATTGTCGTCTCCTCGCGCACACCCTCTGTCCCCATCAATCTCGCAGACATGATAAAAGCCTTGGTACAAGGCTGGAAAGACACAGATGAATGGCCTCCTAGGCCCGGAGTCATTGATCCTCTGGCTGGGAAGAAGCGTGTTATCCCTAGTACTACATCGAGTGGGCATCATCACGCAGGCTTCATTGCGCGACACCCTCATTTGGAGAAGAGCGTGGATGGCATGAAACGTATCTTGCATCTTAATGGGCATCACGATCAGGGTCAGGAAGAGGGTGCTGAACATGCGCAAGGCGAAAAGAAGGATTGA
- a CDS encoding Tymo-45kd-70kd domain containing protein, translating to MSSMTTQLPIIPPRQAPPRPKLSINTEQPRILGKGASLRLETLSAVSPTVRNTFSNAYERPSTAPALQRPQRPQLSIESDFPACSSASTPSSASTLSSTLTSASNDSATHSIPYKQPHNLASILSNSPARSIIPRKMNSSRPMFPAEKRVSFRTPLEEEITTTKYTLAHSDIESSCSTLSSIASSASTATNESEASTSQPSLTLKPCKTAPETSISPLQLSLLKSSSTLSSAESSPKREPRTGEKRDSSSSEDDSDSCPETPVAGRRKRTRDWRWTLGPLPTTDKSSSASSASSASDAASEDSSY from the coding sequence ATGTCCAGTATGACTACCCAGCTGCCTATAATACCCCCGCGCCAGGCCCCGCCTAGGCCCAAGCTATCCATCAACACCGAGCAACCACGCATCCTAGGAAAGGGTGCCAGTCTACGTCTTGAGACGCTCAGCGCAGTATCGCCAACCGTCCGCAACACGTTTTCAAACGCCTATGAGCGTCCATCGACTGCTCCCGCTCTCCAGCGTCCTCAGCGACCTCAGCTCTCAATAGAGAGCGACTTCCCCGCCTGCAGCAGTGCATCCACGCCCAGTTCAGCTTCTACTCTATCATCTACTCTCACATCAGCCTCAAACGACTCGGCCACCCACTCAATACCCTACAAGCAACCTCACAACCTGGCCTCGATTCTCTCAAACAGTCCCGCACGTTCGATAATACCACGCAAAATGAACTCCAGCCGACCAATGTTCCCCGCTGAGAAGCGCGTGTCTTTCCGCACACCACTCGAGGAGGAAATTACGACGACCAAGTACACGCTTGCCCACTCTGACATTGAGTCGTCCTGCTCCACCCTATCATCCATCGCATCTTCGGCCTCTACCGCAACCAACGAGTCGGAAGCCTCCACCTCGCAGCCATCCTTGACCCTAAAGCCATGCAAGACTGCGCCCGAGACCAGCATATCCCCTCTTCAACTCTCTCTCCTCAAGTCTAGCTCGACCCTATCCTCGGCCGAAAGCTCACCTAAGAGAGAACCACGAACAGGAGAGAAGCGAGATTCTTCCTCATCGGAAGATGACAGCGATTCGTGTCCCGAGACCCCCGTCGCCGGACGACGGAAGAGGACGAGAGACTGGCGCTGGACTCTCGGTCCGTTACCAACTACCGACAAATCATCTTCAGCGTCGTCAGCATCGTCAGCAAGTGATGCCGCGAGTGAAGACAGTAGCTACTAG
- a CDS encoding DinP, Nucleotidyltransferase-DNA polymerase involved in DNA repair: MTTSGHTLFASWISCSLRKPCESQQAATPRRMTTAWGKVQGSYSSSGLVIAGDDYLLLLDCQWDCLERWILVLKDAGVEAVLWSGAEFALLIAQAQSHMGMR, encoded by the exons ATGACTACATCTGGGCACACTCTCTTCGCCTCGTGGATCAGCTGCAGTTTACGCAAGCCCTGCGAGAGTCAACAAGCTGCTACGCCACGTCGGATGACTACTGCATGGGGTAAAGTCCAGGGATCGTACTCGTCTTCGGGCCTCGTAATTGCAGGTGACGACTATCTGCTTTTGCTGGACTGCCAGTGGGACTGTCTTGAGAGATGGATCTTGGTGCTCAAAGACGCTGGCGTAGAAGCAGTCCTGTGGAGCGGAGCCGAGTTTGCGTTACTGATTGCGCAAGCGCAGTCGCACATGGGCATGA GGTGA
- a CDS encoding DinP, Nucleotidyltransferase-DNA polymerase involved in DNA repair produces MVQNGHARALLSHIVCTKTTSLDPLHLRLALGSHLAHYIRSQLESEKGYTATAGVSTNKLLAKLVGSTYKPNAQTTLLPPYVADDETTDNVTSFMDDHEVGKIPGIGFKIAQKLRAYALHRPADFHAGLVYGDTKENVLVRDVRACPDIGPETLQRVLGGSGVPKGIGAKVWGLLNGCDEAEVGQAREVPRQISIEDSYIRLERIEEVIKELRMLAGRLLERMYTDLLEEYDDVTISDALTCPVPKRWLARPKTIRLSTRPRPPQNADGSRNRSFARISKSAQMPTFVFSLKDGMDVIVSRLSNETLVPLFRKLHPEKRGWNLSLINLAATNMVDAASETGGTERDIGKMFKRQDAVLKQWRIEEPVMKEAPQEAPERVGSEDAPTPSQEGENSILDNWESEDEDMMDGDSFRCDECGALMPTFAMGAHYRWHAS; encoded by the exons ATGGTACAAAACGGTCATGCACGTGCACTGCTATCGCACATCGTATGCACCA AGACCACATCGTTGGATCCGCTACATCTTCGATTGGCTCTGGGTAGCCATCTGGCACACTACATACGAAGCCAACTTGAATCCGAAAAGGGCTATACGGCTACTGCTGGTGTTTCGACAAATAAGCTTTTAGCAAAGCTTGTTGGGAGCACCTATAAACCAAACGCTCAGACAACACTACTGCCGCCGTATGTCGCTGACGATGAGACCACTGACAACGTGACCTCCTTCATGGACGACCACGAAGTTGGAAAGATTCCAGGCATAGGGTTCAAAATAGCACAGAAGCTCCGTGCATATGCGCTACACAGACCGGCGGATTTTCATGCAGGATTGGTATATGGGGATACCAAAGAGAACGTGCTCGTGCGTGACGTAAGGGCGTGTCCTGACATAGGCCCAGAGACGCTCCAACGAGTGCTAGGCGGCTCAGGCGTACCAAAGGGAATCGGTGCCAAAGTATGGGGTCTACTGAATGGTTGTGACGAGGCAGAAGTAGGGCAAGCCCGTGAGGTTCCTCGTCAGATCAGCATTGAAGATAGCTACATCCGCCTCGAACGTATAGAGGAAGTGATCAAGGAACTTCGAATGCTCGCAGGACGACTGCTGGAGCGAATGTACACTGATCTATTAGAAGAATACGACGATGTCACAATCTCAGACGCTCTCACATGCCCAGTCCCAAAGCGGTGGTTGGCTCGCCCAAAGACGATTCGGCTTTCTACGCGGCCACGTCCCCCGCAAAATGCGGACGGCAGCCGAAATCGGTCCTTTGCGCGGATATCCAAGTCGGCACAAATGCCAACGTTTGTGTTTAGCCTCAAGGACGGCATGGACGTGATCGTCAGCAGGCTCTCAAACGAGACCCTTGTACCCCTCTTTCGGAAGCTTCACCCAGAAAAGCGTGGTTGGAACTTGAGTCTGATCAACTTGGCCGCGACGAATATGGTAGATGCTGCGAGCGAGACTGGCGGGACGGAGCGAGACATTGGCAAAATGTTCAAGCGTCAAGATGCAGTGCTTAAGCAGTGGAGGATAGAAGAGCCAGTGATGAAGGAAGCGCCGCAAGAAGCACCAGAGAGGGTTGGGTCTGAAGACGCTCCGACTCCATCGCAGGAAGGCGAAAACTCTATCCTCGATAACTGGGAGTCAGAAGACGAGGACATGATGGATGGAGACTCATTTCGCTGCGATGAATGTGGTGCCCTCATGCCGACGTTTGCAATGGGTGCGCATTATCGCTGGCATGCATCGTAG